The proteins below come from a single Zea mays cultivar B73 chromosome 8, Zm-B73-REFERENCE-NAM-5.0, whole genome shotgun sequence genomic window:
- the LOC100273751 gene encoding uncharacterized protein LOC100273751 encodes MLHSSLSKCHPLPLLATASSPRRTLVAVLLRAGYLSKHPATSTAPRPTTTACASARVDTSPGESRFGLEGRVSFSTAPDGSALAGGGRALPWLAAETGNSGAPVARTSAGRSSSWESSAEKFFSRDDQYTRREVSGVRMSDKVAIKDDDDENEGNGNPERGRIKGRYQRREVSGNRMPNKVAIREQEDEDEPIDNPKWGRIKDRYQRIGGRDGGSRDERFRRERFDKPDVRQWNKQENWGRNTGKEAGESSVPKMVGQGVYGVGPVLAALMARRREFYALYIQESMDLSGNNKKRKDKKAVEKVLRMAEEIGLNVIETPKHDLNMVVDNRPHQGVVLDASPLEMVNIKELDPVRVEGGKAPVWIALDEIMDPQNLGAIIRSAYYFGAQGVVLCAKNSAPLSGVVSKASAGSLELIELLSCRNMMQFLSSSAENGWRVLGGTIANKAVPLSQVELGVPTILVMGSEGTGLRPLVERSCTHLVRIPGNVDVSVEGADADAGEEGDSSSNRDLRSFLAVESLNVSVAAGVLLYHLAAKDACPISDKPSVTLM; translated from the coding sequence ATGCTCCACTCCAGCTTGTCCAAGTGCCACCCTCTCCCGCTCCTCGCAACCGCGTCCTCGCCCCGCCGCACCCTCGTCGCCGTCCTCCTCCGCGCCGGCTACCTTTCGAAGCATCCAGCCACTTCAACCGCGCCTCGTCCGACCACAACCGCCTGTGCGAGCGCCAGGGTCGACACTTCCCCGGGCGAATCCCGCTTCGGGCTGGAAGGCAGGGTTTCGTTCTCCACCGCGCCGGATGGGTCCGCATTGGCTGGCGGCGGGAGGGCGCTTCCCTGGCTTGCAGCTGAGACTGGCAACAGCGGCGCGCCCGTTGCTAGGACTAGCGCCGGCCGATCCTCCTCGTGGGAGAGCTCCGCAGAGAAGTTCTTCTCGAGAGACGACCAATACACGCGAAGAGAAGTGTCGGGAGTCAGGATGTCGGACAAGGTAGCTATTAAGGATGACGATGACGAGAATGAGGGGAATGGCAATCCTGAACGGGGAAGGATTAAGGGCAGGTACCAACGAAGAGAGGTGTCGGGAAACAGGATGCCAAACAAGGTGGCGATTAGGGAACAAGAGGATGAGGATGAGCCAATTGACAATCCCAAATGGGGAAGGATTAAAGACAGGTACCAGCGAATTGGGGGGAGGGATGGAGGGTCCCGTGATGAGAGGTTTAGGAGGGAGAGATTTGACAAGCCGGATGTGAGGCAGTGGAACAAGCAGGAGAATTGGGGAAGGAACACAGGGAAGGAAGCAGGGGAATCATCGGTGCCAAAGATGGTGGGGCAAGGAGTCTATGGTGTTGGGCCTGTCCTTGCAGCACTCATGGCTCGGAGGAGGGAGTTTTATGCGCTGTATATACAGGAAAGTATGGATTTGAGCGGGAACAACAAGAAAAGGAAAGATAAGAAGGCAGTTGAGAAAGTGCTGCGGATGGCAGAGGAGATTGGGCTGAATGTTATTGAGACTCCAAAGCATGATCTTAACATGGTGGTGGATAACCGACCACACCAAGGTGTGGTGCTCGATGCATCACCCTTGGAAATGGTCAATATAAAGGAGTTAGATCCAGTCAGGGTGGAAGGTGGAAAGGCACCTGTGTGGATAGCCTTGGATGAGATTATGGATCCTCAGAATTTAGGAGCCATTATTAGGTCCGCCTACTACTTTGGTGCTCAGGGTGTTGTGTTGTGTGCTAAGAACTCTGCTCCATTAAGTGGAGTAGTGAGCAAAGCTAGTGCAGGTTCACTCGAGTTGATTGAGCTACTCTCCTGCAGAAACATGATGCAGTTCTTGTCTTCGTCAGCTGAAAATGGTTGGCGAGTCCTTGGTGGTACCATTGCTAACAAAGCTGTACCTCTCTCTCAAGTGGAATTAGGGGTGCCAACTATTCTTGTGATGGGTAGTGAAGGCACTGGATTGAGACCCCTGGTTGAGCGATCCTGCACACATCTTGTCAGAATACCtggaaatgttgatgtatctgttgaAGGAGCAGATGCAGATGCAGGGGAAGAAGGTGACAGTTCTAGTAATCGAGATTTGAGATCATTCCTTGCGGTCGAGAGTTTGAATGTTAGTGTTGCAGCAGGAGTGTTGCTTTATCATCTGGCTGCAAAAGATGCCTGCCCCATAAGCGATAAGCCTAGTGTTACTCTAATGTAA